A genomic window from Paenibacillus sp. FSL K6-0276 includes:
- a CDS encoding YqhR family membrane protein, producing the protein MSKSHQQQSGHTNMWLFALELGFFAGLIWGGLHWLVYWFSFTKVSPGFIAEPFFKHEFLTTALGHFVGYMMFIVFSVIASLLYVLLLRKLKGPWPGLVYGVLWWSVIFIPGSQMFLMQPPFKLPWNTVISEFCIFLLWGMFIGYTAALEYTDERKREQSTALA; encoded by the coding sequence ATGAGCAAATCTCATCAACAACAATCGGGGCATACAAATATGTGGCTTTTTGCACTCGAATTAGGTTTTTTTGCAGGATTGATTTGGGGAGGGCTTCATTGGCTAGTCTATTGGTTCAGTTTTACCAAAGTCAGCCCTGGCTTTATCGCAGAGCCTTTTTTCAAACATGAGTTTTTGACAACAGCGCTCGGACATTTCGTGGGATATATGATGTTTATCGTATTTTCAGTGATCGCATCTTTGCTGTATGTACTTCTTCTGCGCAAGCTGAAGGGACCCTGGCCAGGGCTGGTCTATGGCGTCTTATGGTGGTCGGTTATATTTATTCCTGGCTCTCAGATGTTTCTTATGCAGCCTCCGTTCAAGCTACCGTGGAACACGGTCATTAGTGAGTTCTGCATTTTTTTACTCTGGGGAATGTTCATTGGGTACACAGCGGCGCTCGAGTATACCGACGAACGAAAGCGTGAGCAAAGTACAGCGCTTGCCTAA
- a CDS encoding Xaa-Pro peptidase family protein: MGNKRVSKLRKVLQDQGLDAMLITSGYNRRYLSGFTGSSGYVLVTSDDCYLLTDFRYMTQAADQAVGVKVVEHATKFIDTVRELLPSGGEVRIGFEQDDVSFSAYTSYAEALKPAVLIPISKAVEDLRMFKDEEELAVMQRAADLADATFSHILNVIKPGMTERDVDLEMEFYMRTHGATSSSFDTIVASGERSSMPHGVASSRVIQGNEFITLDFGALLDGYCSDVTRTIALGAPDPKLKEIYDIVLEAQLHTLAHIKPGMTGRECDALARDIIASYGYGEQFGHSTGHGLGMEVHEWPRLSKLSDDIMQPGMVVTVEPGIYLPGIGGVRIEDDIVITESGISLLTHSSKEYTVL, encoded by the coding sequence ATGGGTAACAAGCGTGTCTCCAAGCTACGTAAGGTTTTGCAGGATCAAGGATTGGATGCAATGTTGATAACCAGCGGTTATAACCGCCGCTATTTAAGTGGATTTACCGGATCGTCCGGTTATGTATTGGTGACAAGTGATGATTGTTATCTGCTGACTGACTTCAGGTATATGACACAGGCTGCGGACCAAGCAGTGGGGGTTAAAGTTGTAGAACACGCAACTAAGTTCATTGATACAGTACGCGAGCTTCTGCCTTCTGGTGGAGAGGTACGTATCGGTTTCGAACAGGATGATGTTTCATTCAGCGCGTACACCTCATATGCAGAAGCACTTAAGCCGGCAGTGTTAATTCCAATTTCCAAAGCCGTGGAAGACCTCCGTATGTTCAAGGATGAAGAAGAGCTTGCCGTTATGCAACGTGCAGCAGATCTGGCCGATGCTACATTCAGTCATATTCTGAACGTGATCAAACCGGGCATGACTGAGCGTGATGTTGATCTGGAAATGGAATTTTATATGCGTACCCATGGTGCAACTTCTTCATCGTTTGATACGATTGTTGCTTCAGGCGAACGTTCATCCATGCCACACGGTGTAGCAAGCAGCCGTGTAATTCAAGGAAATGAATTCATTACCCTTGATTTCGGTGCATTACTTGATGGCTATTGCTCAGATGTGACAAGAACCATTGCACTCGGAGCACCGGATCCGAAGCTGAAAGAGATCTATGATATTGTGCTGGAAGCTCAGCTACATACGTTAGCACATATCAAACCGGGTATGACCGGACGGGAATGTGATGCCTTGGCACGTGATATCATTGCTAGCTACGGATATGGTGAACAATTTGGACACAGCACAGGTCATGGACTTGGAATGGAAGTTCATGAGTGGCCGCGTTTGTCCAAACTTAGTGACGATATTATGCAGCCGGGGATGGTCGTAACTGTGGAGCCTGGTATCTATTTGCCGGGAATTGGCGGAGTACGTATTGAAGACGACATTGTGATCACGGAGAGCGGAATATCGCTGCTGACCCATTCGTCCAAAGAATATACAGTACTGTAA
- a CDS encoding patatin-like phospholipase family protein, whose translation MEINAVFEGGGVKGISLAGAVEATERAGWTFKRVAGTSSGSIVATLLAAGYEGEEMSRMIQDTSFSSFLKRAPIYSTAIVGPALRVMLKKGLYSGEALESWVRTLLLKKGIVTFRDLPSGKLSIIASDITNGRILVLPDGLAQYGISPEHFEVAKAVRMSCSIPYFFDPVMLRLNGQAARGKSFTEQFVYVVDGGLLSNFPLWIFDGKGEGSKQPGSRIPTVGYQTVGKTNPQPHRIRGPFSMLQAMVTTMLSAHDERYIEGDKFVRTVKIPTLGIGTTQFEITKAQSDELYAAGIKAGEDFFKEWRPR comes from the coding sequence ATGGAGATTAACGCAGTATTTGAAGGGGGAGGCGTAAAGGGAATTTCCCTCGCGGGAGCAGTTGAAGCTACTGAAAGAGCGGGCTGGACGTTTAAAAGGGTAGCAGGCACCTCCTCAGGTTCGATTGTAGCCACCTTACTAGCTGCGGGTTATGAAGGGGAGGAGATGAGCCGGATGATTCAAGACACGTCCTTTTCATCGTTTCTGAAGCGGGCCCCCATCTATAGCACTGCCATTGTAGGTCCCGCGCTGCGTGTGATGTTGAAGAAGGGATTATATTCTGGAGAAGCCTTGGAGTCCTGGGTAAGAACACTATTGCTGAAAAAAGGAATCGTCACCTTCCGTGATCTGCCTTCCGGCAAACTATCTATCATCGCATCCGATATCACAAATGGAAGGATATTGGTCTTGCCAGATGGCTTGGCTCAGTATGGGATCTCTCCAGAGCATTTTGAAGTAGCCAAGGCTGTGCGAATGAGCTGCAGCATTCCTTATTTTTTTGATCCAGTCATGCTAAGACTAAATGGGCAAGCCGCTAGAGGGAAATCTTTTACAGAGCAGTTTGTGTATGTTGTGGACGGTGGGCTCTTGAGTAATTTCCCTTTGTGGATATTTGACGGGAAAGGTGAGGGGAGTAAACAACCAGGGAGCAGAATTCCTACGGTAGGTTATCAAACGGTAGGTAAGACCAATCCGCAGCCACACAGAATTAGAGGACCGTTCAGTATGCTGCAGGCTATGGTAACCACGATGCTCTCTGCTCATGATGAGCGATATATTGAAGGGGATAAATTTGTTCGCACGGTAAAAATTCCTACCCTAGGTATTGGTACGACTCAGTTTGAAATTACGAAAGCGCAAAGCGATGAATTGTATGCAGCCGGAATAAAGGCAGGGGAAGATTTCTTTAAGGAGTGGCGGCCAAGATAA
- a CDS encoding aspartate kinase produces the protein MSLYVMKFGGSSVGDTERMKRVAKRIADKQDEGHRCVVVVSAMGDTTDDLIDTAKQLNGQPPAREMDMLMTTGEQISVALLSIALHGIGRNAVSYTGWQAGFRTDETHGRARINEIDPRRVLASLEREQIVIVAGFQGMTVDGEITTLGRGGSDTTAVALAAAIQADVCEIYTDVDGIYSTDPRIVKTARKLKEISYDEMLELANLGAAVLHPRAVEYAKRHQVKLVVRSSFNHNEGTVVKEEANMEQGVVVSGIAYDKNVARVSILGVPDVPGVLAQVFGKLAEEGVNVDIIVQSGVQNEQADFSFTVSLDELDRAKEVIKQIHKTLPYREVTSEDNLVKVSIVGAGMVSHPGVAAQMFDVLSQEGVSIKMVSTSEIKVSCVIESGDLPSIIQALHTAYNLDTTEQAFVGGPKDRR, from the coding sequence TTGTCACTTTATGTTATGAAATTCGGAGGCAGCTCCGTCGGCGACACTGAACGCATGAAACGCGTCGCCAAGCGCATCGCAGACAAGCAAGATGAGGGACATCGCTGCGTTGTGGTTGTATCTGCAATGGGGGATACAACAGATGATTTGATCGATACGGCGAAGCAATTAAACGGGCAGCCGCCTGCACGTGAAATGGATATGTTGATGACGACAGGTGAACAAATCTCCGTCGCCCTATTGTCCATTGCACTTCATGGAATCGGGCGGAATGCAGTTTCTTATACAGGATGGCAGGCTGGATTCCGCACTGACGAAACTCACGGCAGAGCTCGTATCAATGAAATTGACCCACGTCGTGTATTAGCGTCTTTGGAACGTGAACAGATCGTGATCGTTGCAGGTTTTCAGGGGATGACTGTGGATGGTGAGATCACCACATTAGGTCGTGGAGGTTCGGACACGACAGCCGTAGCATTGGCTGCTGCTATTCAAGCAGACGTATGCGAGATCTATACCGACGTAGATGGTATCTATTCCACAGATCCACGTATCGTGAAGACAGCACGTAAGCTGAAGGAAATATCTTACGATGAAATGCTAGAGCTAGCCAATCTGGGAGCAGCTGTACTACATCCACGTGCAGTGGAATACGCTAAGCGTCATCAAGTTAAGCTGGTCGTAAGATCGAGCTTTAATCATAATGAAGGTACCGTTGTGAAGGAGGAAGCAAACATGGAGCAGGGAGTCGTAGTTAGTGGTATTGCTTATGATAAGAATGTAGCACGTGTCAGTATTCTAGGAGTTCCTGATGTACCAGGTGTACTCGCTCAGGTCTTCGGCAAACTGGCTGAAGAAGGCGTTAACGTAGATATCATTGTACAAAGTGGTGTACAGAATGAGCAGGCTGACTTCTCATTTACAGTTTCTCTTGATGAACTGGATCGTGCAAAGGAAGTTATTAAACAAATTCATAAAACCTTGCCTTACCGTGAAGTTACATCCGAGGATAACCTGGTGAAGGTATCCATCGTTGGCGCGGGTATGGTCAGCCATCCAGGTGTTGCGGCTCAAATGTTCGATGTACTCTCCCAAGAGGGTGTAAGCATCAAGATGGTCAGCACATCAGAGATTAAGGTTTCTTGCGTAATAGAATCTGGTGATTTGCCATCAATCATTCAGGCGCTTCATACCGCCTACAATCTGGATACAACAGAGCAGGCTTTCGTCGGAGGTCCTAAGGATCGCCGATAA
- a CDS encoding YqhV family protein, translating into MAILRLFSGSAEIIAALIMLRLNQVDKALAVNSGLALVGPTILILTTAIGLTGMAQQLSWSKLGWVGCGVAFLLIGILKK; encoded by the coding sequence ATGGCGATTCTTCGGCTGTTCTCGGGGAGTGCGGAGATTATAGCTGCGCTGATTATGTTGCGGTTGAATCAGGTAGATAAGGCGCTCGCAGTCAATTCTGGACTGGCTTTGGTAGGCCCAACGATCTTGATATTGACGACAGCTATCGGCTTAACAGGGATGGCTCAGCAGTTGTCTTGGAGCAAACTGGGTTGGGTCGGTTGCGGTGTAGCCTTTCTCTTAATCGGGATTCTAAAAAAATGA
- the spoIIIAB gene encoding stage III sporulation protein SpoIIIAB: MLKLFGAVLIVLAGTLAGLQFAKQYADRPRHIRGLIAALQRLETEIMYGFTPLPEAMRRIGIQSKEPLKTLFVKTAEEMSPPHDRSAQDAIQRAMEAHWKSTALKGTEKEILRQLSCTLGTSDRSNQSTHIALALQQLKQEESVAREDQGKYEKLSKSLGLLLGALIVILIF, from the coding sequence ATGCTTAAGCTATTCGGTGCCGTGCTGATTGTGCTGGCAGGCACGCTGGCAGGGCTCCAATTTGCAAAACAATATGCAGACAGGCCCAGACATATCAGAGGCTTAATAGCAGCGCTACAGCGGCTGGAAACAGAAATTATGTACGGCTTTACCCCATTGCCTGAAGCTATGCGGCGTATTGGAATTCAGTCTAAGGAACCGCTCAAAACGTTGTTTGTTAAAACAGCTGAGGAGATGAGCCCACCCCATGACCGAAGCGCCCAGGATGCCATCCAGAGGGCTATGGAGGCGCATTGGAAGTCTACCGCATTGAAGGGGACAGAAAAAGAGATTCTCCGCCAGCTCAGTTGTACTCTCGGCACAAGCGATAGGTCCAATCAGAGCACTCATATCGCGCTAGCATTGCAGCAATTGAAGCAGGAGGAGTCGGTGGCCAGAGAGGATCAAGGCAAATATGAAAAATTGAGTAAAAGCCTGGGTCTGCTGCTTGGAGCATTGATCGTCATTTTGATCTTTTAG
- the efp gene encoding elongation factor P: protein MISVNDFKTGLTVEVEGDIFTVIDFQHVKPGKGAAFVRSKLKNLRNGNTVERTFRAGETIGRAIIENRGVQYLYASGSDHVFMDNETYDQFELSEKQLEWELNFLKENMTVNIVSYKGEILGINLPTSVELKVVETEPGVKGNTAQGATKSAKLETGHSVQVPLFINEEDVLLIDTREGKYISRA, encoded by the coding sequence GTGATTTCAGTAAATGATTTTAAAACAGGTTTGACCGTAGAGGTAGAAGGAGATATTTTTACCGTTATTGATTTTCAACACGTTAAGCCAGGTAAAGGCGCAGCATTTGTTCGTTCCAAGCTTAAGAACTTGCGTAACGGTAATACAGTAGAGCGTACATTCCGTGCAGGTGAAACGATTGGCCGTGCCATTATCGAGAACCGCGGTGTACAATATCTGTATGCAAGTGGATCGGACCATGTATTCATGGATAACGAAACTTATGACCAATTCGAATTGTCTGAAAAGCAACTGGAATGGGAATTGAATTTCCTTAAAGAAAACATGACTGTTAACATTGTTAGCTACAAAGGTGAGATTCTCGGAATCAATCTTCCTACAAGCGTAGAGTTGAAGGTTGTTGAAACTGAGCCCGGCGTTAAAGGAAACACGGCTCAAGGTGCTACGAAATCGGCCAAGCTTGAAACCGGTCATAGTGTTCAGGTTCCATTGTTCATCAACGAAGAAGACGTATTGCTCATTGATACTCGTGAAGGTAAATATATCTCCCGCGCGTAG
- a CDS encoding YitT family protein translates to MQVRSYGLPTNMRTVVKPLKEVAIIIFSAFLIASGMRLFLIPHQLLSGGVAGVASVIGYLTDPKYISKLYFVINLPLIVWGFIAVGKKYIFLSMLSVVATTWFMTIIPAVQLTKDPILASIFGGVIIAGGVGFSLRTGGSSGGFDILGSIISRKRDIPMGNIMFLMDGMVILSLGFFKSWDSALYAMLCIFVKSRVVDMIHIRHVKLTCFIVTKEREKMLNRLTQLPHGITVVNAEGGYSHEGNTMLMTVTTRYELADLRRTILEADPSSFVNVVETVEIQGRFKRLG, encoded by the coding sequence ATGCAAGTTCGAAGTTACGGGTTACCGACCAACATGCGGACCGTAGTCAAACCACTTAAGGAAGTAGCTATCATTATTTTTTCAGCCTTTTTAATTGCAAGTGGGATGCGATTATTTCTAATTCCTCATCAGCTTCTGAGCGGTGGGGTAGCAGGGGTGGCTTCCGTCATCGGTTATTTAACGGATCCAAAGTACATCTCCAAGCTTTATTTTGTGATAAATCTTCCTTTAATTGTCTGGGGATTTATTGCGGTGGGGAAAAAATATATTTTTCTAAGCATGCTTTCAGTAGTAGCCACCACCTGGTTCATGACTATTATTCCTGCGGTGCAATTGACCAAGGACCCGATTCTGGCAAGTATTTTCGGCGGGGTAATTATTGCTGGCGGAGTTGGTTTTTCTCTCCGTACCGGGGGCTCTTCCGGGGGATTTGATATATTAGGCTCGATTATTTCACGTAAGCGGGATATTCCGATGGGGAATATAATGTTCTTAATGGATGGAATGGTTATTCTGAGTTTAGGCTTCTTTAAAAGCTGGGACTCCGCCTTGTACGCTATGCTCTGTATTTTCGTGAAGAGTAGAGTAGTCGATATGATCCATATTCGCCATGTGAAGCTGACCTGCTTCATTGTTACGAAAGAAAGAGAAAAGATGCTTAATCGTCTTACACAGCTGCCACACGGTATCACAGTCGTCAATGCAGAGGGTGGATACAGTCATGAGGGAAATACCATGCTAATGACGGTAACGACTCGTTATGAGCTTGCAGATCTGCGGAGGACCATACTTGAGGCGGACCCAAGTTCCTTCGTCAATGTTGTGGAGACTGTAGAGATTCAGGGCAGGTTCAAACGTTTGGGATAA
- the spoIIIAA gene encoding stage III sporulation protein AA codes for MADDWLQLFPEKVRALLKCLPLPLLGMVEEIRVREGRPLEINYSGKYHFLRANGSVTQRPEEAYRPDREDTHRLLDLISNHSLYTMEEELRKGFITIPGGHRIGLAGRTVLSGGGVEHLRDITSFNVRIAREVPGVADKVLPYLLDKGRQRMMHTLILSPPQHGKTTLLRDIARQISLGDLGKREGGRPGLKVGIVDERSEIAGSRRGIPAFDVGPRTDILDGCPKAEGMMMMIRSLSPDVLIADEIGRPEDAEAVTEALHAGISVVASAHGKEVIELARRPGLGGLLEQKMFERYVILHRSEAGLSFRILDGQKRGLLLISPGERLGGDLHA; via the coding sequence ATGGCAGATGATTGGTTGCAATTGTTTCCTGAAAAAGTAAGAGCACTATTAAAGTGCCTTCCCCTTCCGCTACTTGGAATGGTGGAAGAGATTCGGGTCCGTGAAGGTCGTCCGCTGGAGATTAACTATTCAGGTAAATATCACTTTCTTAGAGCAAATGGCAGCGTAACGCAAAGGCCTGAAGAAGCCTATAGGCCGGATCGGGAGGACACTCATAGACTGCTAGATCTGATCAGCAACCATTCACTATATACGATGGAAGAAGAGCTGAGAAAGGGGTTTATAACGATTCCCGGCGGCCATCGAATAGGACTTGCTGGTCGGACGGTGCTAAGTGGTGGTGGTGTGGAACATCTACGCGACATAACTAGCTTCAATGTCCGTATAGCTCGTGAGGTCCCCGGTGTCGCGGATAAAGTGCTACCTTATCTGCTGGACAAGGGGAGGCAGCGAATGATGCACACCTTGATCCTCTCGCCTCCACAGCACGGGAAGACAACACTTCTTCGCGATATCGCAAGACAAATCTCCTTAGGAGATTTGGGGAAGCGTGAAGGCGGAAGACCCGGTTTGAAGGTGGGAATTGTCGATGAACGTTCCGAGATTGCCGGAAGCAGGCGCGGAATTCCCGCCTTTGATGTCGGTCCGCGTACAGATATCCTCGACGGTTGTCCCAAAGCAGAAGGCATGATGATGATGATTCGTTCCTTGTCACCTGATGTATTGATCGCTGATGAGATTGGTCGTCCTGAAGACGCTGAAGCAGTCACCGAAGCGCTGCATGCTGGAATATCAGTCGTTGCTTCGGCTCACGGTAAAGAAGTAATAGAACTGGCTCGTAGGCCTGGGCTTGGCGGGCTATTGGAACAAAAGATGTTCGAGAGATACGTTATTCTGCATCGCTCAGAAGCGGGCCTCTCCTTTCGTATTCTGGATGGACAAAAACGAGGATTGCTCCTTATCTCTCCCGGGGAACGATTAGGTGGTGATTTACATGCTTAA
- a CDS encoding DUF1385 domain-containing protein yields the protein MSQETPSYGGQAVIEGVMFGGKHINVTAVRRKNQEITFLEVPKRDKSWVTKLRKIPLLRGLVSIIDASAKGSKHLNYSAESYAEDELEPEDLEKEKSKPKKKDEGWSLGMIFGVAVMGILSFLFGKLIFTLVPVFVEDFLFKNVFDNYVLHNLIEGGIKMILLLVYLWAISQTPVIKRLFQYHGAEHKVISAFEAGEELTVQNVQKYSRLHYRCGSSFMMLTIILGVIIYSVVPWDDLWERVIQRIILLPVVIGVSFEVLKGTNAVRDVPGLKYLGYPGLWLQLLTTKEPKDDQVEVSIASFNRMRELDAAIEARGYTEASVSSGILDPAKG from the coding sequence TTGTCCCAGGAAACTCCCAGTTACGGCGGCCAAGCCGTCATTGAAGGTGTCATGTTCGGCGGCAAGCATATCAATGTAACAGCCGTACGACGAAAGAATCAGGAAATCACATTTTTGGAGGTACCAAAAAGAGATAAGAGCTGGGTCACGAAACTGCGCAAGATTCCGCTGCTTCGCGGCCTTGTCAGTATTATAGATGCCAGCGCTAAAGGCTCTAAGCACTTGAATTATTCGGCCGAATCCTACGCTGAAGATGAATTGGAACCAGAAGATCTGGAGAAGGAAAAATCAAAGCCGAAGAAAAAGGATGAAGGCTGGAGCCTTGGAATGATTTTTGGTGTTGCTGTTATGGGTATTCTATCCTTTTTATTCGGAAAGCTCATTTTTACGCTTGTTCCGGTTTTTGTAGAGGATTTTTTATTTAAAAATGTATTTGATAACTACGTACTGCACAACCTCATAGAAGGCGGCATCAAGATGATTCTCTTGCTGGTCTATTTATGGGCGATTTCTCAAACACCTGTGATCAAGCGACTGTTCCAGTATCACGGTGCCGAACACAAAGTCATTAGCGCCTTTGAAGCAGGCGAAGAACTGACTGTTCAGAACGTTCAGAAATACAGCCGTCTGCATTACCGCTGCGGAAGCAGCTTTATGATGCTAACGATTATCCTCGGCGTGATCATTTACTCCGTAGTGCCATGGGATGATCTTTGGGAACGTGTCATCCAACGGATTATCTTGTTGCCAGTCGTAATTGGCGTATCGTTTGAAGTTCTGAAGGGAACCAATGCTGTAAGAGATGTTCCAGGCCTTAAATATCTGGGTTACCCAGGATTGTGGCTGCAACTCCTTACGACCAAAGAGCCAAAAGACGATCAGGTAGAAGTATCTATTGCCTCTTTTAACCGTATGCGTGAGCTTGATGCTGCGATTGAAGCAAGAGGATATACGGAGGCAAGTGTGTCAAGCGGCATATTGGATCCTGCGAAAGGATGA
- a CDS encoding dihydrofolate reductase family protein produces the protein MRKLIISEFVSLDGVMENPQWTFNFGSQEQEQFKFDELKASDALLLGRTTYESFAEAWPNMVEQTGEYGEMMNGYAKYVVSSTLEETTWNNSSVIKGDLAKEVSKLKQQPGRNILVFGSCTLAQSLIQLGLVDEYQLLVFPIVLGSGKRLFENVGGEKVLELVESKTFSSGVMALTYRATSH, from the coding sequence ATGAGAAAATTAATCATATCTGAGTTCGTATCCCTTGATGGTGTTATGGAAAATCCACAATGGACTTTCAATTTCGGCAGTCAAGAACAGGAACAGTTCAAATTTGATGAACTGAAAGCGAGCGATGCCCTATTACTCGGACGTACAACCTACGAAAGTTTTGCTGAAGCTTGGCCTAATATGGTTGAACAAACTGGAGAGTACGGCGAAATGATGAATGGATACGCTAAATACGTAGTTTCCTCTACATTGGAAGAAACTACATGGAATAATTCAAGTGTGATCAAGGGTGATCTTGCTAAGGAAGTGTCCAAGCTCAAGCAGCAGCCAGGCAGAAATATTCTCGTTTTTGGAAGCTGTACGCTTGCTCAGAGTCTGATACAGCTTGGCCTTGTCGACGAATACCAGCTTTTAGTCTTCCCAATTGTGCTTGGTAGCGGCAAGCGTCTGTTTGAAAATGTTGGAGGCGAGAAGGTGCTGGAGCTTGTAGAATCCAAGACATTCAGCTCTGGCGTTATGGCCCTTACCTATCGAGCAACCTCACATTAA
- the spoIIIAC gene encoding stage III sporulation protein AC — MNIEVNAIFQIAGIGIIIAMIHTVLKQMGKEDFAHWVTVIGFVVVLFMVIRMLDGLLQEIKTIFLFQ, encoded by the coding sequence ATGAATATTGAAGTCAATGCGATTTTTCAAATTGCCGGCATTGGCATAATTATCGCCATGATACACACGGTGCTTAAACAGATGGGGAAAGAAGATTTTGCACATTGGGTCACCGTGATCGGGTTCGTCGTCGTGTTATTTATGGTTATTCGAATGCTGGACGGACTGTTGCAGGAAATAAAAACGATCTTTCTTTTCCAATAG
- the spoIIIAD gene encoding stage III sporulation protein AD: MEIIQVVGIGLISTILILVLKEQKPMFAFLLATATGILIFLFLIGKIGMILSTLERVAESSGMEMIYLKTVFKIIGISYIAEFGAQIVRDAGQESIASKIELAGKVLIMVLAVPIISIIIETVMKLLPA, encoded by the coding sequence ATGGAGATCATTCAAGTTGTTGGAATAGGGCTGATATCGACCATATTGATTCTCGTGCTGAAGGAACAAAAGCCGATGTTCGCCTTTCTCCTCGCTACTGCCACTGGGATTCTGATCTTCCTGTTTCTAATCGGCAAGATTGGAATGATACTTTCCACACTGGAGCGGGTGGCAGAGTCATCGGGGATGGAAATGATCTATTTGAAGACCGTGTTCAAAATCATCGGAATTTCATATATCGCTGAATTTGGAGCACAGATCGTGCGTGATGCAGGACAGGAATCGATTGCTTCCAAAATAGAGCTCGCTGGAAAAGTCCTGATTATGGTACTAGCTGTACCCATTATTAGCATCATTATTGAAACGGTCATGAAGCTGCTACCTGCTTAA